The sequence CTCGCTTTCGGACAACCTCAAATCCTGGGAGATCATCGAAAAGCGCCTGACATTGGCTGCCAAGGCGGGCTTCGTGATTGCGCTTTACAATCCGATCAGCAAAGCGCGGCCCTGGCAGCTCGGCAAGGCCTTTGAATTGCTGCGCGCGCAACTGCCGCAGCAGACGCCGGTGATCTTCGGGCGCGCAGCCGGACGTCCCGACGAAAAAATCATCATTCAGCCCCTCGGTGACGCCCACGCTTCAATTGCCGATATGGCGACATGCATCATCATCGGGTCGCCAGAAACACGGATCATTTCCGGCGGCGGCAGGCCCGAGCTCGTCTATACTCCCCGTTCTATGGCGGGAGGAAACAGTTGATCGATCGCGCCAAGCGCTTCCTCGACGGTTTCGACCGCTCTCATGGCAGGAGCGGGCGCACGGGCGATCATGAAGACTTCAATGCCGAGATGGCGAGCCGCCGCGATTTTTGCGTAGGTCGAAGCGCCGCCGCTGTTTTTGGCGACGATAGCATCGATGCGGTGAGAGGCAAAAAGCGCGGCCTCGGCGTCCACATCGAAGGGGCCACGATCGAGAATATACTCGGCGTTTTCGATATCGAGCGGCGGGGTGACGGGATCGACGCTGCGAACAAGATAGAAATGATGTGCCGCCGCCTCGGCATAGTGCGCCTCCTGACGCCCGATCGCCAAAAAGACGCGGCGGGGAACGGGCCCAAGCGCGGCGATTGCCTGCGCGATGTTACTGCTCGCGGTCCATTTGTCACCCGGTCGCTCGATCCATTCGGGCCGGTGGAGGGCAAGGGCCGCAATTCCGGAAAGTCGCGCTGCGGCGACGGCATTGGCCGAGATGCGTGCGGCAAAGGGATGTGTCGCATCGACGAGAATGTCAAATCGTCCGTCGCGCAGGAAAGAAGCAAGGCCCTCCACTCCGCCGAAACCACCAATACGAACGGGGACAGGCTGGACGGAGGGTTTTTCTGTGCGGCCGGCCAAGGACAGCAGGATGTCAAAGCCGGCCCTCTTGGAAAGCATCTGTGCCAAGGCACGCGCTTCGCTCGTCCCGCCCAGTATCAGCACGCGGATTTTTGCCATGTCTGATATGCCTAGCCTCACTCCGAAACCCTGGCTGACCATTATCGGTATCGGCGAGGATGGTCCAGAAGGACTTGGCGAGCACGCCAAGCGGCTGATTCTGAGCGCGCCTGCCGTCTTCGGCGGCGAACGGCATCATGCGCTGATGGATAGTCTGATTGCCGGCGAGCGGCTTGTCTGGCAAAGCCCCTTCGAAAAGTCGATCGATGCTATTGTTAGGCGGCGCGGTACACCGGTCGTCGTACTCGCTTCCGGTGACCCATTTCTTTTCGGTGTCGGCGCAACACTCTCGCGGCATGTAAATGCCGAGGAGATGCGCACGATCCCAGCTCCGTCAGCCTTCAGCATGGCCGCGTCGCGTCTAGGCTGGCCGATGCAGGAAACTGCCTGCCTCTCGCTGCATGGCCGTTCCATCAATCTCATCCGCCCGCATCTGCATTCCGGACGGCGCATCATTGCGCTGACATCCGACGGGAAGGGGCCGGGGGAACTGGCTGTGCTGCTGTCAAACAGCGGCTTTGGCCACTCCCGCATAACGGTTCTGGAGGCGCTCGGCGGCCCGCGCGAGCGCATCTTCAGCACGTCTGCAGAAGACTTCCAGTTTAGGGATATCGACCCTCTCAATGTCTGCGCCGTCGAGGTCAAGGCGGGAAATGAAGCTCGCATCCTGC is a genomic window of Rhizobium etli 8C-3 containing:
- a CDS encoding cobalt-precorrin-6A reductase, which codes for MAKIRVLILGGTSEARALAQMLSKRAGFDILLSLAGRTEKPSVQPVPVRIGGFGGVEGLASFLRDGRFDILVDATHPFAARISANAVAAARLSGIAALALHRPEWIERPGDKWTASSNIAQAIAALGPVPRRVFLAIGRQEAHYAEAAAHHFYLVRSVDPVTPPLDIENAEYILDRGPFDVDAEAALFASHRIDAIVAKNSGGASTYAKIAAARHLGIEVFMIARAPAPAMRAVETVEEALGAIDQLFPPAIERGV
- the cbiE gene encoding precorrin-6y C5,15-methyltransferase (decarboxylating) subunit CbiE; the protein is MSDMPSLTPKPWLTIIGIGEDGPEGLGEHAKRLILSAPAVFGGERHHALMDSLIAGERLVWQSPFEKSIDAIVRRRGTPVVVLASGDPFLFGVGATLSRHVNAEEMRTIPAPSAFSMAASRLGWPMQETACLSLHGRSINLIRPHLHSGRRIIALTSDGKGPGELAVLLSNSGFGHSRITVLEALGGPRERIFSTSAEDFQFRDIDPLNVCAVEVKAGNEARILPFAPGRDDELFEHDGQITKREIRALTLSALAPRHGELLWDIGAGSGSIGIEWMLCDPSLKTVAIEQSPGRVSRIARNAAAFGVPDLAVVEGRAPAALRGLPEPNAIFVGGGGSEPGVMDAAIISLKSGGRLVANAVTLEMEAVLLAEQARRGGFLTRIEVCRAAPLGAMSGWRPAMPVVQWRWIKD